The Megalobrama amblycephala isolate DHTTF-2021 linkage group LG20, ASM1881202v1, whole genome shotgun sequence genome includes a window with the following:
- the LOC125255729 gene encoding bone morphogenetic protein 2-B-like gives MKLLTFYLFGIFAFVSSSTSTDVQKITNAIKMRNWNEIFQIKDLTRNVPTNRKAPEFMMELYDAVADSNGTLKNSKVLEGNIVRSFEGQSSGSYHFFNLTSFGQDERVIKAEFRWFRQKQPFMGRRRFYKVELDEVLDSRPKPWRGNLISARLSPVYTRGWEVFNVTQMVTKWILHKINNGILVVTALPSGNWFESSIQMNGQSDETNAYLVIYSDDGRKHYQHPPFYTGQNINASLKFLEPTESLVKSTMRKRRSMRTLASTCQRTNLYVDFTKIGWSGWIISPRGYNAYSCMGSCPFPLGEGLRATNHATVRSIMNALKLSQEAGKPCCVPDALHPISLLYFDDEENVVLKQYNDMVAGSCGCH, from the exons ATGAAGTTACTGACCTTTTACCTCTTTGGGATTTTTGCTTTTGTGTCATCCTCCACCTCAACAGATGTGCAAAAGATAACAAATGCAATTAAGATGCGCAACTGGAATGAAATATTCCAGATAAAAGATTTGACACGCAATGTTCCGACCAATAGGAAGGCACCTGAGTTCATGATGGAGTTATATGATGCCGTTGCGGACTCGAACGGAACGCTGAAAAACTCGAAAGTGCTGGAAGGAAATATTGTTAGGAGTTTCGAAG GACAATCCAGTGGCTCATATCACTTCTTTAATCTGACATCATTCGGACAGGACGAGCGCGTGATCAAAGCAGAATTCCGATGGTTTCGCCAGAAACAGCCTTTCATGGGACGTCGTCGTTTTTACAAA GTTGAGCTGGATGAAGTGCTGGACAGCAGACCTAAACCTTGGCGAGGAAACTTGATAAGTGCAAGGTTATCGCCTGTCTACACCAGAGGATGGGAGGTATTCAACGTCACACAAATG GTGACCAAATGGATTCTTCACAAGATAAATAACGGTATCCTGGTCGTGACTGCTTTACCTTCAGGTAACTGGTTTGAGTCCAGCATTCAGATGAACGGGCAGTCTGATGAGACAAATGCATATTTGGTTATATATTCAGATGATGGACGAAAGCACTACCAACACCCACCTTTCTACACAG GGCAAAATATCAACGCATCCCTTAAATTCCTCGAGCCTACAGAAAGTTTAGTGAAGTCAACTATGCGGAAGCGCAGGAGCATGCGCACATTAGCTTCTACATGCCAGAGAACAAACCTCTATGTAGACTTCACTAAAATTGGCTGGTCAGGGTGGATAATATCTCCTAGAGGTTATAACGCATACAGTTGCATGGGCTCATGTCCGTTTCCGCTGGGCGAAGGTCTACGGGCTACGAATCACGCTACTGTAAGATCCATCATGAATGCGCTGAAACTATCGCAGGAGGCGGGAAAACCATGCTGCGTACCTGATGCGCTTCACCCCATCAGCCTCCTGTACTTCGACGATGAGGAAAATGTTGTTCTAAAACAGTACAACGACATGGTTGCGGGCAGTTGTGGCTGCCATTAA